In a genomic window of Platichthys flesus chromosome 24, fPlaFle2.1, whole genome shotgun sequence:
- the pnp5a gene encoding purine nucleoside phosphorylase 5a isoform X1: MFPEANKGYSYEDCKATADWLLAQTDVRPTVGIVCGSGLGGLADMLKDQVAFNYKDIPNFPQSTVHGHAGRLVFGTLRGRPCVCMQGRFHLYEGYPIQKITLPMRIFKLLGVNTVMLTNAAGGLNQDFKVGDIMIIKDHLNMPGFAGNNPLAGPNDERFGVRFPCMSDAYDRELQQLALDVGQELGYGDFLKEGVYCVLGGPSFETIAEVRMLHRLGADAVGMSTAPEVIVARHCGMRVFALSLITNKAVMDYDSEEKANHEEVLHIGKQRAEQLERLVSTMVTRMEHNNDCV; the protein is encoded by the exons ATGTTTCCAGAGGCGAACAAAGG CTACAGCTACGAGGACTGTAAGGCCactgctgattggctgctggccCAGACGGACGTGCGCCCCACGGTGGGCATCGTGTGCGGGTCGGGCCTGGGGGGGCTGGCTGACATGCTGAAGGACCAGGTCGCCTTCAACTACAAGGACATCCCCAACTTCCCCCAGAGCACTG tGCACGGACACGCAGGGCGGCTGGTGTTCGGCACGTTGAGGGGGAGGCCGTGTGTCTGCATGCAGGGCCGCTTCCACCTGTACGAGGGCTACCCCATCCAGAAG ATCACGCTGCCCATGAGGATCTTCAAGCTGCTTGGCGTGAACACGGTGATGCTGACCAACGCGGCCGGGGGCCTGAACCAGGACTTCAAAGTGGGGGACATCATGATCATCAAAGACCACCTCAACATGCCCGGCTTCGCTGGCAACAACCCGCTGGCCGGACCCAACGACGAGAG GttcggggttcgattcccgtgCATGTCGGACGCGTACGAccgggagctgcagcagctggccCTGGACGTGGGCCAGGAGCTGGGCTACGGGGACTTCCTGAAGGAGGGCGTGTACTGCGTGCTGGGCGGACCCTCGTTTGAAACCATCGCTGAGGTCCGGATGCTGCACCGACTGGGAGCTGACGCTGTGG gCATGAGCACCGCCCCCGAGGTGATCGTGGCCCGTCACTGCGGCATGCGCGTCTTCGCCCTCTCGCTGATCACCAACAAGGCGGTGATGGACTACGACAGCGAGGAGAAGGCCAACCACGAGGAGGTGCTGCACATCGGCAAGCAGCGGGCGGAGCAGCTGGAGCGGCTGGTCTCCACCATGGTCACCAGGATGGAGCACAACAACGACTGCGTCTAG
- the capn1 gene encoding calpain-1 catalytic subunit, translated as MVEERIYSATGMAARLRSQWDRDEGLGQNDNAVKFLGQDYESLRSQCLQSRRLFEDNLFACASSSLGFDELGPRSSKTQGVRWMRPTEFCKQPEFIVDGATRTDICQGALGDCWLLAAIASLTLNTSLLHRVVPHGQSFQQGYAGIFHFQFWQFGEWVEVVIDDRLPVKDGKLLFVHSVEGTEFWSALLEKAYAKLNGCYEALSGGSTSEGFEDFTGGVTEMFDLPKAPSDLYSIMHRAIERGSLLGCSIDATSTQDKEAVTFKKLVKGHAYSVTAVDEVVYRGNPTKLVRIRNPWGEVEWTGAWSDNSREWDSVDRSARGRLQNQSDDGEFWMSFSDFLREFSRLEICNITADALQNNQLKKWSSSLYQGEWRRGSTAGGCRNFPATFWLNPQFKIALQHPDAPGQSECSFLVALMQKDRRKKRREGKDMETIGFALYEVPDEFAGRSGVHLKRDFFLTHGSSARSELFINLREVSSRLRLPAGEYIIVPSTFDPNKEADFVLRVFSEKPAASEELDDEVEAALPTEVEVDESQIDAAFKNLFRQLAGPDMEISLNELQTILNRIISKHKDLKTDGFTKEACRSMINLMDTDGSGKLGLTEFHVLWEKIKRYLTIFRQFDLDKSGTMSSYEMRMALESAGFKLTNHLFQLIILRYTEADMAVDFDNFVTCLVRLETMFKTFKTLDTDADGEITLNFFQWISLTMFA; from the exons ATGGTGGAGGAGCGCATCTACTCCGCCACGGGCATGGCCGCCAGGCTGAGGAGCCAGTGGGACCGGGATGAAGGTCTGGGGCAGAACGACAACGCGGTGAAGTTCCTGGGTCAGGACTACGAGTCTCTGAGATCCCAGTGCCTGCAGAGCCGGAGGCTGTTCGAGGACAACCTGTTCGCCTGCGCCTCCTCGTCCCTGGGGTTCGACGAGCTCGGCCCGAGATCCTCCAAGACCCAGGGAGTCCGCTGGATGAGACCCacg GAGTTCTGCAAGCAGCCCGAGTTCATCGTGGACGGAGCGACTCGCACAGACATCTGTCAGGGAGCTCTGG gcgactgctggctgctggctgcCATCGCCTCGCTGACCTTAaacacctccctcctccaccgGGTGGTTCCTCACGGCCAGAGCTTCCAGCAGGGATACGCCGGCATCTTCCACTTCCAG TTCTGGCAGTTCGGTGAGTGGGTGGAGGTGGTGATCGACGACCGGCTGCCGGTGAAGGACGGGAAGCTGCTGTTCGTCCACTCGGTGGAGGGGACGGAGTTCTGGAGCGCGCTGCTGGAGAAGGCCTACGCCAA GCTGAACGGCTGCTATGAAGCTCTGTCGGGGGGGAGCACGTCCGAGGGGTTCGAGGACTTCACCGGCGGCGTGACGGAGATGTTCGACCTCCCCAAGGCGCCGTCTGACCTCTACAGCATCATGCACCGGGCCATCGAGCGGGGGTCACTGCTGGGCTGCTCCATCGAC GCCACCAGCACACAGGACAAGGAGGCCGTGACCTTCAAGAAGCTGGTGAAGGGACACGCCTACTCTGTGACCGCGGTGGACGAG GTGGTGTACAGAGGGAACCCGACCAAGCTGGTCCGCATCAGGAACCCCTGGGGGGAGGTGGAGTGGACCGGGGCCTGGAGCGACAA ctccAGAGAGTGGGACAGCGTGGACCGCTCCGCCAGAGGTCGGCTTCAGAACCAAAGTGACGACGGGGAGTTCTG GATGTCCTTCAGCGACTTCCTGCGTGAGTTCAGCCGTCTGGAGATCTGTAACATCACGGCCGACGCTCTGCAGAACAACCAGCTGAAGAAGTGGAGCTCCTCGCTCTACCAgggggagtggaggagaggcagCACAGCAGGGGGCTGCAGGAACTTCCCAG CCACCTTCTGGCTCAACCCGCAGTTCAAGATCGCCCTGCAGCACCCGGACGCCCCCGGCCAATCAGAGTGCAGCTTCCTGGTGGCCCTCATGCAGAAGGACCGCAGGAAGAAGCGTCGAGAAGGAAAAGACATGGAGACCATCGGGTTCGCCCTGTAcgag gTTCCAGACGAG TTCGCGGGCCGGTCCGGGGTCCACCTGAAGAGGGACTTCTTCCTCACCCACGGCTCCAGCGCTCGCTCCGAGCTCTTCATCAACCTGAGGGAGGTCAGCTCGCGGCTGCGGCTGCCGGCGGGCGAGTACATCATCGTGCCGTCCACGTTCGATCCCAACAAGGAGGCCGACTTCGTCCTCAGGGTTTTCTCTGAGAAGCCGGCGGCCTCCGA GGAGCTGGACGACGAGGTGGAGGCGGCGCTACCCACTGAG GTCGAGGTGGACGAGAGCCAGATCGACGCCGCCTTCAAGAACCTGTTCAGGCAGCTGGCCGGGCCG GACATGGAGATCAGTCTGAATGAGCTGCAGACCATCCTCAACAGGATCATCAGCAAAC ATAAAGACCTGAAGACGGACGGCTTCACCAAAGAGGCGTGTCGCAGCATGATCAACCTCATGGAC ACGGACGGCAGCGGGAAGCTGGGCCTGACGGAGTTCCACGTCCTCTGGGAGAAGATCAAGCGCTACCTG acCATCTTCAGGCAGTTCGACTTGGACAAGTCGGGCACCATGAGCTCGTATGAGATGAGGATGGCTCTGGAGTCCGCAG GTTTCAAGTTGACCAACCACCTGTTCCAGCTGATCATCCTGCGCTACACCGAGGCCGACATGGCCGTGGACTTCGACAACTTCGTGACTTGTCTGGTCCGACTGGAGACCATGTTCA aAACCTTTAAGACCTTGGACACAGACGCAGACGGAGAGATAACCCTCAACTTCTTCCAG TGGATCAGCCTGACCATGTTTGCCTAG
- the LOC133949922 gene encoding tetra-peptide repeat homeobox protein 1-like: MLSPGPPVPDLVSCPRLGLLSPTRSPVPDPVPCPRPGLLSPTRSPVPDPVSCPRPGPLSPTRSPVPDPVSCPRPGPLSPTRSPVPDPVPCPRPGLLSPTRSPVPDPVPCPRHGLLSPTRSPVPDPVPCPRPGLLSLCSSSVSRSQS, encoded by the exons ATGCTGTCCCCTGGTCCCCCTGTCCCTGACCTGGTCTCCTGTCCCCGACTCGGTCTCCTGTCCCCGACCCGGTCTCCTGTCCCCGACCCGGTCCCCTGTCCCCGACCCGGTCTCCTGTCCCCGAC CCGGTCCCCTGTCCCCGACCCGGTCTCCTGTCCCCGACCCGGTCCCCTGTCCCCGACCCGGTCACCTGTCCCCGACCCGGTCTCCTGTCCCCGACCCGGTCCCCTGTCCCCGACCCGGTCTCCTGTCCCCGACCCGGTCCCCTGTCCCCGACCCGGTCTCCTGTCCCCGACCCGGTCTCCTGTCCCCGACCCGGTCCCCTGTCCCCGACACGGTCTCCTGTCCCCGACCCGGTCCCCTGTCCCCGACCCGGTCCCCTGTCCCCGACCCGGTctcctgtccctctgctcctcgtCCGTCTCACGGTCACAGTCCTAA
- the pnp5a gene encoding purine nucleoside phosphorylase 5a isoform X2 yields MLKDQVAFNYKDIPNFPQSTVHGHAGRLVFGTLRGRPCVCMQGRFHLYEGYPIQKITLPMRIFKLLGVNTVMLTNAAGGLNQDFKVGDIMIIKDHLNMPGFAGNNPLAGPNDERFGVRFPCMSDAYDRELQQLALDVGQELGYGDFLKEGVYCVLGGPSFETIAEVRMLHRLGADAVGMSTAPEVIVARHCGMRVFALSLITNKAVMDYDSEEKANHEEVLHIGKQRAEQLERLVSTMVTRMEHNNDCV; encoded by the exons ATGCTGAAGGACCAGGTCGCCTTCAACTACAAGGACATCCCCAACTTCCCCCAGAGCACTG tGCACGGACACGCAGGGCGGCTGGTGTTCGGCACGTTGAGGGGGAGGCCGTGTGTCTGCATGCAGGGCCGCTTCCACCTGTACGAGGGCTACCCCATCCAGAAG ATCACGCTGCCCATGAGGATCTTCAAGCTGCTTGGCGTGAACACGGTGATGCTGACCAACGCGGCCGGGGGCCTGAACCAGGACTTCAAAGTGGGGGACATCATGATCATCAAAGACCACCTCAACATGCCCGGCTTCGCTGGCAACAACCCGCTGGCCGGACCCAACGACGAGAG GttcggggttcgattcccgtgCATGTCGGACGCGTACGAccgggagctgcagcagctggccCTGGACGTGGGCCAGGAGCTGGGCTACGGGGACTTCCTGAAGGAGGGCGTGTACTGCGTGCTGGGCGGACCCTCGTTTGAAACCATCGCTGAGGTCCGGATGCTGCACCGACTGGGAGCTGACGCTGTGG gCATGAGCACCGCCCCCGAGGTGATCGTGGCCCGTCACTGCGGCATGCGCGTCTTCGCCCTCTCGCTGATCACCAACAAGGCGGTGATGGACTACGACAGCGAGGAGAAGGCCAACCACGAGGAGGTGCTGCACATCGGCAAGCAGCGGGCGGAGCAGCTGGAGCGGCTGGTCTCCACCATGGTCACCAGGATGGAGCACAACAACGACTGCGTCTAG